Below is a window of Impatiens glandulifera chromosome 2, dImpGla2.1, whole genome shotgun sequence DNA.
GTTTCTGCAACCAATATACTTTACTGAAAATGTAGTGTTATCTTATATAAGTTTTCCTTTTTGGTATTCCAATTAGGAAAATATTGGTTATCTGTTTGAATATATAAcgataaatcattttatatgcGTGTTACTTAGTACTGACAAAATTAAGGTCATGTATGAACTTGCTTTTGCGCTTTTTGAGTTAAAATAAATAGCTAAATAATTGTAGCCTTGTCTATGCTCTTGAATTTAGAAGCCTATCTATAGAAGCTGGGTTTCTTTCAAATGTTGGGTTGATGTATGGATCTTACTATTGCCTGTTAAAAAAAAGATGTAATTTCTTCAACATAGCCTGTGCTTTTGAGAATACAGATTTCACAATTCATGCAACATTTTCTCTAAATAGGTCAACTGTGGTTATATGTTGGGTCTGCACCATTATTCAccacacaattattttttcttggaAGCGGCCCAAGGGGCATTTTTCAAGTGTTTTCAGGTGGAACATATCTGGTACTTTGTTTGGAACTTGCAGCCTACCTCCTGAGAGAGGTAGGAGACGACCCATTTATTGGACGGGGTTTCTTTCTTTATCTACGTGTGTGTACTATATCTTCTTTGTGGTCATTTTTCGTGTAATAACTTTGTGGTTTGACAATTCTGTTTTTGGAGCTAGTTTTAATGAATGGATGTCATTGCTTAGGGAATTATATCTTAAAAAACTCTTAACTTTTGCAGATGTCAGCGCTGAAATCAGCAAACAAGGAGCTGAAAGGAATGATGAAGACTGTGAAGATTCAAGATATAGATGTTTGTAGAATTGTTCAAAACGATACTTGTTATGTAGAATTTTCTTGAGTTTTTTCTGACTTTGGATATCTTCTATCTAGAATTTGCAAGATGAGATGATGGACTTGATGGATGTTAGCAGTGAAATCCAAGAGTCCTTGGGTAGAAGCTATAATGTTCCTGATGACATCGATGAGGATGACCTCATGGGAGGTAACCTTTGATGTTCTGTTTTCGAAGAGAGGATTGCTTTATATACATCAATCTCTACATGCATGTGTAATTATGACCAAAGCAGTCAAATTGATTATCAGTCTCTAGCATGTTTCTTCTCATGATCATTGTCCCTCAATGCAGAACTTGATGCACTGGAAGCAGACATGGGTCTGGAGACTGAAGAAGATGGGATGCCTTCGTATCTTCAACCTGATAAGGAACATGATTTGGACGGAGAACTTAACTTGCCTTCAGCTCCATCAGGACATAATGCAATGCCAGCTGGCCGGGTCAATACTCAGGTAATTTAAATTTCCTCTGTTTCTGATTGAGATCATAGAAAACATGTTAGTGAACTGCAAGAATGAGCATTTCTTGACCTTAGTTCTAAAGTTAAGACAAGTGTATTGATTTTAGTTTGACATTACAGGAGAAATCCATATTTGTGCAAAGAAAGTGTATCTATTATGTCTAGCTTATGATGTATTAATGCTTTCCTTATTGTCtctatgttttctttctttctcatgaggtatcaattttatttttgttttttatgctCAACAGGCTGTGGATGAAATGGGTCTGCCTGCGGTGCCTCGTGCATCTCTCCGAGGTTGAAGAGAGAGTTGTGAGATTATGTTACAGGTGGTTTGA
It encodes the following:
- the LOC124927921 gene encoding vacuolar protein sorting-associated protein 60.1 produces the protein MKRVFGIKKDKEPPPSIQDASDRINKRGETVDEKIKRLDVELARYKEQIKKTRPGPAQEAVKARAMRVLKQKKMYEGQRDMLYNQTYNLDQVSFAAEGIKDAQQTMSALKSANKELKGMMKTVKIQDIDNLQDEMMDLMDVSSEIQESLGRSYNVPDDIDEDDLMGELDALEADMGLETEEDGMPSYLQPDKEHDLDGELNLPSAPSGHNAMPAGRVNTQAVDEMGLPAVPRASLRG